The genomic window TGAcccaaatctttaaaaaaaaaaatcaaattagaattagaaGTTTGGATCAATTCTGTAGTTTATTTACTTGCACACCCCTGTATAAGAGAGATCATGTCCCATATAACACTTCTTGTATTTAAGAATTTACAACAGAAGGTGGTTGAGAAGTCTTGGTTACTTTACCCAAAAGTTAGCATGACGTTATGGAGTTTAGGAAATGAGTCTATAAATATATCATGACGTTTCAACATTCAAATATTAGATGCAAGTTGCTGAAGGCTAAAgtattatttagatttcttagtcttatataaatattcaagatcTTTCCAATAAATACTGATGTAAGACTAAATATACACATGCATACTCCTTTAAAATCTTAGCATTCTTGTCAAGCTAAAAGTTCAAATTCATATAAATTGATTCATAAACATATAATTAGCTCATAACTAGTCCCAATGTATTCGTGCTACAGTATCCACTAGTCTATATTAGTTATAACTAGATCAATTTGATAATATATATAACAATCCATGATCTCATCTAAAACGATCAGTCAAAAGATATTACTTTGATTCTTAAGCTCTATATAggtattcaaaattttttcaataaataacCAATGTGGGATAAAATATACACCACACGGATTCTCACATACACCCCTCAATAACCAATTTTTTAGTAGCCTAATCCTAAAGCCATCCTGCTCTTCTCCCTCATACTGCCCTCTACACTTATTGTCTGTGATGATGCCATGATTTTCTCTGCACTCTATTTTTGTGTTTGTTTCATTTTTGTTGCTGGGAGGTCTGTAAATCTGTACGACAGATAAGGTATTCTAGGTGTTTAAGTGTAGATTGGGGTGGGGGGTtgttggggggtggggggggggggggagtggGAAGGCTCTTTGTTTACGGGGATGTATGCTTAGTGTCCTGTGGGGGCTTGCTCTCCCATTTCTCTTATATTATTTCATTAACCTAATGAAATGGTGTTGACCATGACACCATTGAGCTGAAAAAAATAGAAGTCTGCGGTAGAACAGTAGAGGATATAAGGGAAGAGATCAATGTGCTTCaaggatttatttatttatttatttgatacacAAGGATCTATTTGTGTAGTCATTAGATATTCGCTTACACAAACTCATCAACTCAACAAAAGAGGACAAATTCTTGTCAAGTATATATAGTGTATCGCGAGAATAACAGTAATGTGCACATTGGGGTATGCTTCCACCAATCTTTTTATCTGAGCCACATCCCTGCCCGCATATATGTTAAGTCCTGCACAGTGATACCATCATTCCCTAACATCAATAGCCACGTGAGGAGGGCTTTCTCCATCCGCCACCGGTTTAACGGAGGCCTTGGTAACCGGTTCGAGGCTTCTGAAACGGGCGAGCCGGGCCAACTCCTCCACCGAGCCGGCGATCTCCTGCGTCCGTACCACTAGCTCGGCGAGGAGCGTCGCGATGGTCGCCACGTGTAGGACATCCGCGAGATCCGCGTCCTTCGATAGCGCGGCTCCTAATTCGCCGCTCGCTGCGACCGCGGCTGCCACGTGGATTGGGCGGACGTCGGCGCCGTCATGTTTCGAATCGCCGAGGAGAGCCTCTGAGCGCTTTAGCGGATTCGGAGCTCATCTCCACGCAAGCGGTTCGGATCTTTAACCGGAGCTCCGGCTCCTTGTTTGACTGTGCGTGACACAGAAGTTGGACGTTAATTGGTTTGTTCTAATCTGAGTGGTAGTGAGGATTATGTGACACATTACCTCGGTTTTAGGAGTGGTGGTGATGTAGGTGGTGAGAGCCTCCATGTAAGAAGCACAGCGGCGGCTTGAAGCTCCGATCTTGAGGTACTGTCTCCATGGGTGCCTAAATCTGAAACGGCCATGACCCGGTTCCCATCTTGCAAAATTACACTGCATGCATGTGAACATGAGTCAGATGAGTAATAACACACAACTGCTgtcctacatatatatatatatatagcatgcatggatTAACTTGGTACGTACATGGTGGAATATTTTGAGTTTGACACGTTTTCTCAAAATGTTATATTCAGTTTGACACATGATAGATAATTAGCTACTCCAACGTTTGGATTGTTGGCTAGCTAAATTCCTACTGTGCTGATACAAGCTAAGTAGGTTGGGCCATTACAAAATATATATTGTCATAAGAGTTAGGTAAAGTATTATTGGATATTCCATAACGACAGTATATATGTTGTATCCAAATGGCGACTCTGTTTTCCACTATCCGAACATTAATTATAAGTTGAATTCCTCCATTGCCCTGTGATGTTGATAGCAATTCTTGGCCACTACTGCTTTACTTCTTTTACATGCCACGCGCCTTCTCTTGTTTATGTAAATGGATCCATTTCCATGCCACAGGCCTTTATCTTGTGTGCATAACGTATTGCCCACGATGCTCACGTATTAAGCGTGAAACAACAAAAGCACTTGGTAATCTTTTCTCAAAGAAACAATTCATAATCACGTTGGTGTAATTGCACTAAGATGACGACAACTTTGTAATCATGGATCACATCGACATATAACTAATGATTTCTTTATTGAAGAAGGGaaagtgaaagatgggtatttgatccCTTTTCATCCAGTGCGAACGTAAGTCAGAAAAGAGTTTTATATTTTCTTCCCTAACTTCCTGAAATATGCTGAAacaagtatttaaaaaaaaaaaaaagacactaAATGGATGATACCGATTAAGCTCATCAGTGATTGGCTTACCAAAGAGTCCTCGGTTGGCTTTGAGTTGAGAACGCTCTTGTGAACTTGCAGGAAGGATTTGCCCTCCAAACTCTCACCGCCCATCTTCTCCCCAAGGCACTCGGATCCCAATCCTGCAAAATTTCGTAcgtcatataaaaattataactcaAAGAAATGTAAGGAGTATCATAATGCTGAGATTTATACACAGTCTAAAAGTGATGGGGAATTTGGTGGACTTTTTACCTATATACATGATCTTCCCTTTCATTTGATGTGACACAGTTGGTGATCACATGCCATAAAGTTAGAAGAAAGTGCAACCAACTTAGAGTATGTTTgattgcaaatatatatatacgaTGAAAAGTATTTTTATAAAAACATCTCGACCGTAGTAATAAACTTACCTAATCATGCGATTCATAATAATTAACTTAtccattaaaataataataattatttttttatcaattttgccACCTCATTAGTTAAACTCAGCTTATGCAACAACTGAAGTTGTTATGAGTACAGAGGGAATCTCATATTGGTGGTGGGTCTACTACATTAATCCATCTTCCAAAGATTGGGATTGTATCTTTTGCGTGAAAGAAGTATTCATTGTCTTTCGTGCGGATCTATCATTGGATCATACAATGATAATTTCAAGATCTATGCAAATAGATGATGATAAGTTTGGAGTGCTTGAAGATTTATGTGGGATGCGATCCAATGGTCAATATTatgaaaaaagataaattattatttttcataaaaaagatTAATTATTCTCTTGCACAAAGATACCTCTTGAACCTTCTTTAGTGCTACTTTGATGCGTGCAATCCATATTCCTGGATTACAATCATGTACATGTATCAAAATTTTACTGTTAATATTGTCTCTTCTCGGACGGAAAGGTTAgcaactttttttttaaattatagattttttttttctctatgaaAACTGCTATTAATTTGTTATAAAGAAAATCACCAGAAGTACTGTTGTTATAACGTTCGAGTGTTGTCCTATTGGACCTACTTCTATGGTCCCGCACACTAATTTTCTTGGTCGTTTTATAAGTGTTCATGTAATATACCTTCCAAGAAGCTCGCAAGCTTGTCCAAGTTGCCAGCAGAGAGCTTGTGAAGGTCTTCTCCAGCCCACACAGGGATAACAAAGATGGTTGTGAAGAGGCAAGTGACCACCCCAATGACAATTGTAGAGAGCCTCTGGTGAGCTAACTGGATCAACTCATCGGCCCGGTAGCTCGAAACCGCCACGAGGCTAAATGTCAGTATAAAAATCGTCACCCCATAGTCGTATCTTGCTTTGATCTCTGGTATGAATCGTGAGAAGGTCGCTGATGCCGCTgaaatttcatgcatgcatggatTCATTAACATCTATGATCATTATATATATGTAaagcttaattttttaatatcaagaaACATGTATGTGAGCAAGCAATGGCAAACCTAATAAGAACACAAAGAGACCAAGCAGTATCGGTTCTCCTTTCTCCCCAAACAGGATTGCAATTTGATGAGCTCCTACCGCCAGAAAACCAGCCAGTAGTGTGGCAAAAGCTCTGTTCAGACCTTTGCTTAGTGTTGCACCTAGAGAACAGTGGAATTGTTAGAACTGCAGagatcaaaaaggaaaaaaaaaaaaaaaagttttgaatTTGGTTGAATAATGATAAGAATTCAGGATAAGAGTCGCCATGAAAGATGACATACCTACTGTAAATTCCATGACCACCACGACGGTGAGCACGGCCCATATGGCCGAAACTCCGAAGCCATCGAAGAGTGGTGTGACATAGTAGAAGATGGAGACCAGTGTGAGTGCCAATCCTACTTTACAAGAATGAGATATTCGTCTCGGATCATCATTGGCAATCTTCTTCAACTTGTTCAGAAATCCAGTCACCCTTGCCATTAGCCTCTCCACCAATGAGCTGAGGAACGGCCACCATGGAGAGAATCCAATCTTCTCACCGCTTCCAGTCCCAACTTCCATGGCCACAGAGTGGTAATTCTTGGTGAGAGAATATTCTCTTGGAGCCCCTATTTTTCAATAGATGAagcagagggagaggagagatggGAGGAAAGATGGTCACTGGAGGGAGCTTTATATAGGAGAACGGACAGAGGTGGaaagcatgaccttcttcctggtCGAAGTGGGGGGCATGACTCTAAGAATATTATATCTACAAAACAACAGGTGAAAACTTTGGCTTGCCAGGGGACAGGAGGATTTATATCTTTGTGGTGGCTGTGAGCTGTGGCTAATTCTCTTTTGAAAAATTTGGAAGGGTGCTGGATCCCTCGCTAGCTTCAAGCACTAAGGAAAGAGTTGAGAAGGGAGGGGAATTCTAGTTGGTAAAGTGCGACGGCTAGCTATTGTTTGGGACTGTTGAGCACATCACTGTCGACAGCTTCATTCCCACAGCATTTTATGGGCGCATGCAGGCCAGATAAAATGCATCTGGATTTAGACCTTCGAAACATCACTTTTGAAAGCTTTTTGTTCATACTTGTTCAAAAGCAGCACGCCCAGTTTAGGTTCGGTTTTGGGTGGGGTGGGGGAATATTGGGTTGTGCAGGATTGGCATTTGATATATTTCCCTCCGTTTCTCTAATAAAGATACTTGGCTTTGTTAGTGGTTAATTATGTtcatttttctttcgaaagaatTAATATTCCAAAGCAAATTATTCTAGGGATGGAGTGAGCGCATGCAATCAAGATATGTGATGTTGTGTTGATACCATTAACATATTTTTGCGGTCTTAATTATCGAAGATGTTGCTCTGGATTCTCCTACAACATCTTAGGTTAAACTTGCTTGTCGAGaataaaaaaaaacataaaaaaatcaTCCTTCGACTCGTATAACAAGTTGaaagttaataaaaaaaaaaaggaaactttcataaaaaacttcctttgtataaataattttctacctgATTCACTAACTAGACTGCTTAACTACATATATGTACTCCTGTAATATATCCAAAGAGATGGAGCGTATCAATCTATTATGTCTATTTGATATAAGAGAAACATGATCAGCATTTAATCatgcaattatttttttttttttttttaaatcatgataTCACATTTACAACTAAATATGAGAACTCGTGTCTGTATATGTTTAATCTCACAATGATTATGTATTGAGcagattttaaatatttatataagataaaaaattcaaGTAATACTTTTCGATTAGTCTTTCCAGATAAGAATTttaattattatgaatgatatcagaACGAACTCGGTCTATCACTCATATGAATCAAGGAAAACTACAACATGGATTATTTTGGGGTTGACCACATGTCGATCGCAGCATTTGTGATTGAATTTGGGTGGATTTGGATTCTTATCATGGCAAGTATGCCAAGGTTTAAATCGAGAGAGAAAAGAGCTGAGGATCTATGCTAGCATATGTTTAATCCTATATTAATTATAcattagatatattttaaatatttatataagatcAAAGAACTCAAATACTATCtttgactaatctttttagatgaGGTATTGgatcattatataaaaaatatcatgaaaaactaaatgttaatatatatatatatatatatatatatatatattatatatatatatatatatatatatatatatatatatatatatatatatatagacataaatCCCCCTTGACATTTTGATCGATATTCTTCAGTGGGATTACATTTCTTGAATCTTGACAATCCACCGGGGCACCTAatacaaaataatttatatttatgtcaTAATTAAATGTCTCCGTATTTCTTCCTTTTTATAGAAatatctttgtttttttttcagAGATGATGTAATCTTTGTACTTAAACAACACTAAACCCTCCccctaccctttttttttttttttttgagaaacgtGGTTGATCATTGGTTAACTCAGTACTAAGCTTCGGAGCTAAAATTTGTGGGGTTTTTTGTTTGTTATGAGGGGAAAAAAGCTAAGACTGTAATTCCACTACAAGTTCCTGTGATTTAATGTGATCGACATCTGAGAAAAAGGAACAAAGTTTCTAACTTTCCAATGCACCAGTCAACCAATAGGCAAAGCTTGATGCTCAGCCATGTCCTCTTTTGTTTGTTCCCTCCTCTATGGAGACTATTTATTCTCTTGTTCTTGTATTTGCATTTAGAGCAAGAGAAGAGCAAGCCCAGCAGGAAGCTAACTGGAATCCCACTACATCTCTTGCTATAGTTTCCCTTGCGTTGTAGTGGATGCAAGGAGCTATATATGTCACACAAGTTGTGGCTGGTGGCATGATACGAGGGAAACAGCAGAGAACCAGCTCTCACTTTCCCTCATTTAGCCATATTCCCTCTCCTCCCATCTCATCCAAGCCTTATCCGCTGGATCATGCCACCGCATACATGGTCTCTTTCTGCTGCTATCGCTTGTGCCTCACAACATAAATGGTTTGGTGATTTGTACCCTTTTCCGGTGACTTCAAGAATATAAGAATATATGCTCTTTTGCTTGGATGCCTTCGTGCAAGCTTTCTTGTTTTCTATCAATAAGAGGAACAATATCTATGAGAATAGTAATATGGCCATTGATTTTGCTGAATTCTTTCTTTGCACAAGATAGACAATTCACAGCATATTTGGATGATCGAACTGAAAATCTTATATAACTCATGAGTTAGATTAGTACAACTGGTAAAATTATAAGCTTGCAGGTTGAGCTAAGTCTACATTATTCACAaatattcaaaaatgactttgcagTGGATTGCCCTGGatcttaaaaaaacaaaaaaacctgATTTACATTTACAATGTTCGCATCATCGTCGGTAATTTCTCCCCTTGTTTATGCAGTGCTTAAAGTAAAATAAATGGGGTTCAGTTTTTCTGATATTTTGACTTCTTTGTTCCCTATTTACCATAAACATGCTACTACAAATTCTTTAATGCAAGAGCATGATGGAGCTTTCTCTTGCTTTTCCctgagaaaaagaataaaaactaGGAAATGGCTGTAGCTAGCTAGTCGCCTAAGTAGGCATGTGCCTCCACAAAGCATATATATGCTTAGAATAAAACAAGCATATGATCTTGAAGACTATTTAATTTGTgagatgatatatttttttgaaaggaaGTATTAAGAAAATAATAAGCTTGAAGACATCCGTACCTTGTTGATTAGGATTCCTTTAAATTAGTGGATTGCTAATGATTATCCTCAACACCCTACATTCTCTAGATGCTCTTATCCGAGCATCGATGTGACCAAGGATTTGTGTTGTGAATTCGAATAAAGCGATTCGATCACTAAATGGCTTTACAAATTAAATAAGTCATCTTTGTTAACCAACTGGTTTTTTGGATCAAATAATCATCAATCTACCAGGGATTGAGAACTTTTTTCCCAAGTGGTGTCCAAATAACCACTATCCTCTGTAGGTTGGTGAAATCCTTGCCCAGGCAGTCTTTTGTTTAAAACCACCAAAACCATACATATTCAATTAGGTAAAGGAAAACACACCCATTGTATAATTTAAGCTAATGCAACTTTTCTTAGAGTCCCTATTGAGTCAGGAAAGGCCTAGATGAAGGAACATAGGCAGCTTCTGATATAAGCTCATGCTTTGATCATTTTAGATACAAATTATAAGTTAATGGGCCATTCTGATAGTAGATATGTCAGTTTACATTTAAAATATGctgtcctttttctttctctctatctttcccattatttttctttttttatttgcttCAGATAACCCAAACATGGATCTCTGTTAAGTGATAGCTAAATTGAAATTTGCTTCTCAACGGAATTTTTATTGGAAGATTGGACAATTGATGACTCTCGAAGAATCCAAACCAAATTCTACAGATGGAAAGCCCTACGAAACCGAGCCCTTCTTAGCAAGTTTCCTAGTGGCCAAGCCATTAAGCATTTAACCAATTTTTTTACTATCTCTTTTTCCTtgacttgagcttgattaggaCATTTTGCCGGTCCCTGTCTTACGTTGTCGAGCTACATTAACTTTTTTGTGACCATAGTTAATTAACTTGATGTTGGACTCACttaaaaaatattctctctcttcacCTTTGTAAACCTTCGCCTCATCTTCCTCCCTACAAAACATTTTGGTTAGGTAGAGCTTTCAAGCATCCACTAAGGATCCAACCAAATTGAAAGGAGATTGCTTAGATCATGTTATGAAATAGACCGTTCCAGTTGGATGGTCAAATTGCAGAcctaattatttagaaaaaataaatttgatgaacGATCACCGAGCATTGGTTTGCTCATTTTGGCTTAGTTTCTAATCAAGAAAGAGACTCGCATTATGCATGCGACACGGAAGTGGCTTGCTGGTGTTCGGACCTCAAATATGTTGTTATAAGCCTCAGAGGTTTAATGGCGAGTGAGAGTTATTTAACCTTGTTATTCTAATCCTGTCCGGTAACCTACCAAGTACCAACATTGACCATTGGAATGGAACTTTAATATGCAAAACCTTGGATCATGCTTTCGTACCAAGCGCACTCATCAAATATTTACAACAATTAGGTTTTGAGAGGCAAAAATAACCTGAATCATCTATCCTATGTACTTCATATCGGTTTCCGAACCTCGGCAATCCTCGAAAAATCATGTCCACATTTGTCTCAGCTTCTTTGAGTGGCTGGTCAAACCGAGCTTGAACTAGGTTAGATAGCCATGTAGCTCATTTTTGGTTGGTTTCTGGAGAAGACAGAGATCATTCAGCTTTAGTAGGCTCTATGATTCTAGTCTCAAGTTTAAAAGTAGCAATTTACTCCATCTCATCGGTATCTGATCCGACTCAATTCTAACAaagatagattttattttatccatAGCAAATTCAGGACAGATGTAGGTATTGATAAGACTTGCTCTGTATCCAATCTGAATATATCTAATTTTTCACAAATCTCTTACTCACCCTTTGCTCTAATCGCTCTATAAATGAGAAAGATTGAACATGTAAAAGATTATATTGGTTACATGTTGGTGcttagttatttattttttttagttgattgatttcttaatttaaaggatatttgattttttaaagagtaatattttatttcttatgt from Elaeis guineensis isolate ETL-2024a chromosome 9, EG11, whole genome shotgun sequence includes these protein-coding regions:
- the LOC105052063 gene encoding LOW QUALITY PROTEIN: aluminum-activated malate transporter 1 (The sequence of the model RefSeq protein was modified relative to this genomic sequence to represent the inferred CDS: inserted 2 bases in 2 codons), with translation MEVGTGSGEKIGFSPWWPFLSSLVERLMARVTGFLNKLKKIANDDPRRISHSCKVGLALTLVSIFYYVTPLFDGFGVSAIWAVLTVVVVMEFTVGATLSKGLNRAFATLLAGFLAVGAHQIAILFGEKGEPILLGLFVFLLAASATFSRFIPEIKARYDYGVTIFILTFSLVAVSSYRADELIQLAHQRLSTIVIGVVTCLFTTIFVIPVWAGEDLHKLSAGNLDKLASFLEGLGSECLGEKMGGESLEGKSFLQVHKSVLNSKPTEDSLCNFARWEPGHGRFRFRHPWRQYLKIGASSRRCASYMEALTTYITTTPKTESNKEPELRLKIRTACVEMSSESAKALRXLSSAIRNMTAPTSAXIHVAAAVAASGELGAALSKDADLADVLHVATIATLLAELVVRTQEIAGSVEELARLARFRSLEPVTKASVKPVADGESPPHVAIDVRE